The Spea bombifrons isolate aSpeBom1 chromosome 4, aSpeBom1.2.pri, whole genome shotgun sequence genome segment acatatatagtacaGGGAGGGTATAGATCATGGAATGTTTACGGCACGGTCTGCGGCCGGATCCTGGATTCCACCAGCAGTCGCAGGGTTAATAGTGAAAGTAAATCTTTACTGTCTAGCGGGGGCCAAAAAGGCCCCATATGACACATCGTATTATCGAGTACCGGAGGACAGAACATTGGTCTTCATGAGGTCTGCGTGGCCCGTGACACGCATGTACAGAACAGCCTTTTTTGGGTCGGCCTTTGGTGCCACCATCGTGTATCACATGAGCCTCTCTGTTGGCGGATTCCCTTTCTAATGGCTCACACCCAGGACACCTAACGGGCTTTCAATAAGAAAAGGTGGCCCCAAGACAAAGGAGGACAAAGTCTTGTTAAGCCCCAAAAATTACTTCTATAGCCGTGTCCAGTTACAGACACAACCCCCAGTTTGGGACCATTGTCCGCCATTTTCTCTGCTCACCGATATCTGACACACCAGCGCCTTTCGTCACCATCTTTGGTGAGCATCAGACAGAAGCTCACGCCGTCCAACCTGAGCGTGGTCCCCACAAATCGTTCAGAATATCTGAGGTAGGCCCAGGTTGGCACCTTCACCTCCTCCAATTGCCCAGTCGGTCATCAGGAGAGTGGCCAGCACCTCCCACCGTGTAAAGCAGACCTAAAATGGTACCGGACGCCACAAGGTCGCGGACCAGGAGCAAGGCACGTAATGAGTTAATATACAAACGAAGCTCCGCCGTGGGGTTCACTGGAGATGTGCGCGGCGGAGAACGTAGCGGGAAGCGGCCTCCAGGTTCCACTGACACTTATCCAGGATCCGGCGACAATCGTCTTTGGTGTGGCGGCTCACGTTGTACAGCTGCTCCACctggagggggaggaaagagttaACGGGCGCGGAAATGCTGCGGGAAGATTTTCTAAAAAACAAGTGGGCGATAAATTCTAGAATCCCACGCAGAAACCCCTGGTTTTTGTTCTCGTCGCACATTCAGTAACCGGTGTCAGTAAACATCTCCTAAAATAACAAGTTTCCCCCCCAAACACCCCGCGAGCGCCTCGCCTGGACCCAGCGGCACAAACCAGACTTTCCAGTTTCCTCTCGGTTTGGGTGGTTTGAagagtttctgtgtttttcactaaaaacGAGGGAGAGTCCTTATAGCCTCGAGTGCCGAAAAAGACCTGCTAAGAAGCTCTTACACTGACCATGAACCAGACACGGCTGAAGGTCATGGCCACCAACGGCAACCAGGTTCTATCACTGAATATTTACCCTTCTGAGACCTTTTAGACTTACAAAGAGTTAAAGACTACATCAATAATGCAAGATAAATGGGGGGTACTGGGGGGGGACCCCACAGGTGGGTTCTATGTCTAGAAGATCTACCAGGACGAGGGAGGTGAGAACAGGACTTGTGCTCTGCACTCGGGACAGTCTGGCTGAGATTGCCGAGAATTGGTAGAAGAAGATTCCCACCTTAAGAGCCTGAACGGCCCGCGTGACATCCCCGGCGTGGACACGGAGAGCTTCCCGGCTTTCCTCGGTGGTCGCACCGTGGACTCGATCCTCAACCTGGGGATTGGAACGTTTGAGACGGTTATAGAGGTTCCACAGGACAAGCCGAGCGGAACGCAGACAGGAGAGGGACACAGATATTCTTAAAACGTCAATCAAACTGAatacattagtgtgtgtgtgtgtgtgtgtgtgtgtgtgtgtgtgtgtatataagatGGAGAAGCCACCTTCTCTGCCGGGTGACCCTGGAGCCCAAAACATAAAGCAATAATATAACATTGTGTCTTACGATGAAGATAAATTACACTGACCTCTTTCACCTTCCTCTGAAATTCACTCTCCCCGACTCCTCGCTGCCCGCCGCCTTTGCCTGCAGATCCGCCGTCAGACAGAGAAACCCCCAGCGGGGGTCGTGATACCGCCCCGGTGTCTCCACCACACAGAAGAGGGGTAGAAGCAGATATCTTCTCCTTATTAACCCGAACCATTGGGTGCGGAGGGTAATCTgcatggggcagagggaggaACCTGTCCTTGGAAGAGGGGGGTTTAGGTTTGGGGAGCACCGGCATGCGAATGTGGGCAAGAACGCGCCGTGGGGGTAGGTCGCTCATTCTACGCGGCGTCGGTTCGCCGGGCAAAATGCTCTCGAGGTCTCTGACGCGGCTCTTGGGTGGAGGCCCGTGGTTCTGGGGGCCTTGAAGAGAGAAGTCCGAGATGGACTCGAGGCTTTTGGAGAGTCCTGTTTGTGGGGCACAGAGAACGAGTTAGTGAGATAACGGGAGAGAAGAGGAAGGAGGACAAGCTTTAGGaagcagagggagagaaaggagagtATCGGAGAAGAAGGCGGCAGAACCAAAGCAAAGGGcacaaattttatttaaaagtgtaGATTTATGAATGCCAGAGCCCACTCCCCAGAGTGATCACTCACTTTGCATCCGAAGCAGTTTGACCCCAGATGTTGGCACAAGTCCTCTGCGCGCAGCCTCCTTTCCTCTGCCCCTCCTGCTGGGAACATTGCATTGTGATGGGGAGGAAAAGTAAAAGAGCTGGGGGGGGTGGAGAATTAGCTCAAAACAAGGGACTCACTCATTCTCTGCTTCTCCATCACCCAGCAACAGCTGCGCCAGGCTACCGGACAAGTGCCCCGAGCCCCGGACCTGAGCCAGATCCTCCGGGTAGATAGCAGACACAGGAAAGGGCCCCACCTTCAGGGTCCGTCTGTTCTGGCCCCTCCAGGAGTGAGAATCAGATCTAAATAGGAAGACAACTTAAATATACAGACGCCCCTTTAGGCAGCCTCCCCATTCAAAGTATGTTGGGTATAGGGGACATACCCCGCTTCGATGACTGTGATAACATCACCAGCCTCTAGACGCAACCAGGCTGGGTCGTGGACCTCTTGAGAAGCTCTGACCTCTGGCGGCCGGGCCTGGAGAGAGGAATGAAACCATGTGAGATAAGGAGAAGAGTGggggagagagtgagtgagaataGAGAGAGGGTCCCTCTTGGATCCTCAGAGCGCAGCCTTCTTACCTCCTGTAACATGGTGATGAGGCTGTGGAAGTTCGGTCGGTGGTCTGGTCGATGGGCCCAGCACTTGGCGATGACCGAATACAGAGCCTGAGGACAATCTTCTGGACGCTCCAAGCGTTCCCCCTCTCGGTCAATTTTCATCAGTATCTACCGAGACAAGCGGACGGTGGTTAAGGAGACGTTCGGGCGTAGCGCCCCTCCCTCGGCAGGGTGACACCGTGATTCGGAGAGTTACCTGTCTCCCGCTCAGTCCCAGCCAGGGCTCCTGCCCGTACGTGAACATCTCCCACAAGGTGACCCCAAACATCCAGACGTCCGAAGGGTGAGAAAACGTCCCGATCTTCAGACTTTCGGGGGAGCACCTGAAAGGTTCAGCGGAGATTAGACCCCCCGATTCTCACTCGGGTCTCATTTACGGATGAGTCGAGAGGACTCTAGTTTTACATAATGGACGTTCTGGGGTCGCTGCAGGGCACTGAGAATTTGCTAACAGAAGACAATGGCCTACAAGCGTGGAGCAAGGGCAACGGCGCAGCCCTGCGTTCCACTTTGCCCTCCTCGATCTGCCCCTAGCACCCCTTCTGTCTCGGTCTCTGCCCTCACCATGCAAAGGGTATCTTCCGGTGGGCAGACATGATATAATGGTCGCTGTGACTAGAGAGCGCCCTCATGAGTCCGAAATCTCCAATCTTTACAACCTCCTCGCTGGTCAGCAGAATGTTCCGGGCCGCCAGGTCCCTGTGGATGAACTTCCGAGACTCCAAGTAACTCATGCCGGAGGCGACCTGCAGGGAGTACGTCCACAGCAGCTGCAGGGGGAAGCAGCCGTAACGAGAGCGCAGAGTGTCTTGGAGAGAGCCGAGCGTGGCCAGCTCCGTCACCTAGGAGAGAGGGGGACACGTTAGAGGCCCCCGCTCGCTGACTGTTGCGCGACCGTCGGAGATCAGACCGCCTCTGGCTTGGCGAGACCGTCACTCACCATTTTTAGCGGCTGGGTCAGTACCACGCCATACAGCCGGATGAGATGGGGGTGATCGAGAGCGTACATGGAGTTCACTTCTTGGAGAAAGTCTCGAAGCGCTTCTGGATCAGAGCAGACGTCTGCGCGCAGGGACTTCACCGCCACGCTCACCTGAAGATAAGCATCATACATCACATGAGTGCTGAATAATAGCCAATGAAATCAAACAGCGATTGGGACATGCTAATGATGTCATCCGGAGTATGGGAATGATGTCATCAGCCAGCAACACTGATGCGTGTGGCCTTTATTTCctggttaaattattttttgtggctATTCACCGGGGCAATTCACGGGGCATGTACCACTTCTCCACCGCTCCGCAGGGGCAGACAGGGCCTTCGCTAACCGGCACAGTGGTCCGGCCCGCCAGCTGGTTTATTAtgggtaaacaaaaaaaaatgttcccctCCACTCACTGTGGGGGCCAGTAAGGGCAGGACTTTAATTGTCCCATAAAAGCAATCACCGGCAGAACAGAGAGGGAGCCTGCAAAGGATTTAGAGGGTTGAAAGATTATAAAGTATTTCAGGCCGCCTaggactttatcagtctctgtACTAAATCAGGGCAGTAAAAGAGTTAGAGGGCTGAattctctggcccctcccccataCTTACACTCCGCCCACTCGGGACTCTCCACTCTCCTCTCCGCACCACCCCGAAGCAGCCGTCCCCCAGGCGCTCGTAGAGGCTCAGGTCGCGCTCGTTAATCAGACATTTCAGGGCACATTCGGGGTCGCTCTGCGGGGAGGACGGGGAATGGGGGCTGTCCGGATACTGGGGGCACTCCGCCTGGTCCGGCCCTCTCGCCGAGAACATCTGAGAGTTATAGAAGCAAGAAGGATTAGAACCGCCGGT includes the following:
- the TNK1 gene encoding non-receptor tyrosine-protein kinase TNK1; the protein is MVTEEGTEWLLSLLREVQLEQFYPKVRDELNVTRPGHFDYVKPVDLDQIGMGRPGQRRLFEALKRRKPPVRPKSWMYKMFSARGPDQAECPQYPDSPHSPSSPQSDPECALKCLINERDLSLYERLGDGCFGVVRRGEWRVPSGRSVSVAVKSLRADVCSDPEALRDFLQEVNSMYALDHPHLIRLYGVVLTQPLKMVTELATLGSLQDTLRSRYGCFPLQLLWTYSLQVASGMSYLESRKFIHRDLAARNILLTSEEVVKIGDFGLMRALSSHSDHYIMSAHRKIPFAWCSPESLKIGTFSHPSDVWMFGVTLWEMFTYGQEPWLGLSGRQILMKIDREGERLERPEDCPQALYSVIAKCWAHRPDHRPNFHSLITMLQEARPPEVRASQEVHDPAWLRLEAGDVITVIEAGSDSHSWRGQNRRTLKVGPFPVSAIYPEDLAQVRGSGHLSGSLAQLLLGDGEAENERGRGKEAARRGLVPTSGVKLLRMQRLSKSLESISDFSLQGPQNHGPPPKSRVRDLESILPGEPTPRRMSDLPPRRVLAHIRMPVLPKPKPPSSKDRFLPLPHADYPPHPMVRVNKEKISASTPLLCGGDTGAVSRPPLGVSLSDGGSAGKGGGQRGVGESEFQRKVKEVEDRVHGATTEESREALRVHAGDVTRAVQALKVEQLYNVSRHTKDDCRRILDKCQWNLEAASRYVLRRAHLQ